One genomic segment of Mycolicibacterium gilvum includes these proteins:
- a CDS encoding NAD-dependent epimerase/dehydratase family protein codes for MAGTKLVIGASGFLGSHVTRQLVADGDADVRVLIRRTSSTRGIDGLPVEVRYGDIFDADALRTAMSGCDVVYYCVVDARPWLRDPRPMWRTNVDGLRTVLDIAADAGLTRFVFTSSIGTIGLRAGGPADERTEHNWLDRGGEYIRSRVVAEEMVLRDSARNRLPGVAMCVANTYGPGDFQPTPHGAMLAAAVRGKLPFYIRGYEAEAVGIEDAARAMILAGERGRIGERYIVSDRFISTREIHEIGCAAVGMRPPRFGVPIRAMAAAAHLGAAVARVRNTDTMLTPLNIRLMHIMTPLDHSKAVRELGWNPRPLADSIVSAAHFFTDRRRSAAPEGTR; via the coding sequence ATGGCGGGAACGAAGCTGGTGATCGGTGCCAGCGGTTTCCTCGGCTCCCACGTCACCAGGCAACTGGTCGCCGACGGCGACGCGGACGTGCGGGTGCTGATCCGGCGGACCAGTTCGACCCGCGGGATCGACGGTCTGCCCGTCGAGGTCCGCTACGGCGACATCTTCGACGCCGACGCACTGCGCACCGCGATGTCGGGATGCGATGTCGTCTACTACTGCGTGGTCGACGCGAGGCCCTGGTTGCGCGATCCGCGGCCGATGTGGCGGACGAACGTCGACGGTCTGCGCACAGTGCTCGACATCGCCGCCGACGCCGGTCTCACCCGGTTCGTCTTCACCAGTTCCATCGGGACCATCGGGTTGCGGGCCGGTGGGCCGGCCGATGAGCGCACCGAACACAACTGGCTCGACCGCGGCGGGGAGTACATCCGGTCCAGGGTCGTGGCCGAGGAGATGGTGCTGCGCGACAGCGCCCGGAACAGGCTCCCGGGCGTGGCGATGTGCGTGGCCAACACCTACGGACCCGGCGACTTCCAGCCGACACCACACGGGGCGATGCTGGCCGCCGCGGTGCGCGGCAAGCTGCCGTTCTACATCCGGGGCTACGAGGCCGAGGCGGTCGGCATCGAGGATGCCGCCCGAGCGATGATCCTTGCCGGCGAACGCGGCCGGATCGGCGAGCGGTACATCGTGTCGGACCGGTTCATCAGCACCCGGGAGATCCATGAGATCGGTTGCGCGGCAGTGGGCATGAGGCCACCGAGGTTCGGCGTGCCTATTCGGGCGATGGCGGCCGCCGCCCATCTGGGCGCGGCTGTCGCACGGGTGCGGAACACGGACACCATGCTCACCCCGCTGAACATCCGCCTGATGCACATCATGACGCCGCTGGACCATTCCAAGGCCGTTCGCGAGCTCGGTTGGAACCCGCGACCGCTCGCGGACTCGATCGTCTCGGCCGCGCACTTCTTCACCGACCGGAGACGATCCGCCGCCCCCGAGGGAACCCGATGA